Proteins co-encoded in one Euleptes europaea isolate rEulEur1 chromosome 1, rEulEur1.hap1, whole genome shotgun sequence genomic window:
- the CSNK1D gene encoding casein kinase I isoform X2, whose protein sequence is MELRVGNRYRLGRKIGSGSFGDIYLGTDIAAGEEVAIKLECVKTKHPQLHIESKIYKMMQGGVGIPTIKWCGAEGDYNVMVMELLGPSLEDLFNFCSRKFSLKTVLLLADQMISRIEYIHSKNFIHRDVKPDNFLMGLGKKGNLVYIIDFGLAKKYRDARTHQHIPYRENKNLTGTARYASINTHLGIEQSRRDDLESLGYVLMYFNLGSLPWQGLKAATKRQKYERISEKKMSTPIEVLCKGYPSEFATYLNFCRSLRFDDKPDYSYLRQLFRNLFHRQGFSYDYVFDWNMLKFGASRAVEDAERERREREERLRHTRNPAVRGLPSTASGRLRGTQDVAPPTPLTPTSHTANTSPRPVSGMERERKVSMRLHRGAPVNISSSDLTGRQDTSRMSTSQNSIPFEHHGK, encoded by the exons GGACTGACATTGCTGCTGGAGAAGAGGTCGCCATCAAACTGGAATGTGTGAAAACCAAACATCCTCAACTTCACATAGAGAGcaaaatttacaaaatgatgCAGGGTGGAG TGGGGATTCCCACAATCAAATGGTGTGGTGCTGAAGGTGACTACAATGTAATGGTGATGGAGTTGTTGGGACCAAGCCTTGAAGATCTCTTTAACTTCTGTTCAAGGAAATTCAGCCTCAAAACAGTCCTATTACTTGCTGACCAAATG ATTAGTCGAATAGAATATATTCATTCAAAGAACTTCATCCACCGAGATGTAAAGCCTGACAACTTCCTgatgggactaggcaagaagggcAATCTTGTCTATATCATAGATTTTGGGCTGGCCAAGAAATACCGGGATGCTCGTACCCACCAGCACATTCCATATCGTGAAAATAAAAACTTAACAGGAACTGCCCGCTATGCCTCCATCAACACTCATCTTGGAATTG AACAATCTCGCAGAGATGACTTGGAGTCCTTGGGCTATGTACTCATGTATTTTAACCTGGGCTCCCTCCCCTGGCAGGGATTGAAAGCAGCCACAAAGAGACAGAAATATGAACGCATCAGTGAAAAGAAAATGTCTACACCCATTGAGGTTTTGTGTAAAGGATACCCTT CCGAGTTTGCTACATACTTGAATTTCTGCCGCTCATTGCGTTTTGATGACAAACCAGATTATTCTTATCTAAGACAATTATTCAGAAACCTCTTCCACAGACAAGGCTTCTCCTATGATTATGTGTTTGATTGGAACATGCTCAAATTT GGTGCCAGCCGAGCAGTTGAAGATGCTGAGCGTGAacgaagggagagggaagaaagactGAGACATACACGAAACCCAGCAGTTCGTGGTTTACCATCCACTGCCTCTGGCAGACTGAGAGGGACACAAGATGTAGCCCCACCAACTCCTCTTACCCCAACCTCACATACTG CAAACACCTCTCCTCGTCCAGTATCTGGAATGGAGCGAGAACGGAAAGTGAGTATGCGATTGCATCGTGGTGCCCCTGTCAATATCTCCTCGTCTGATTTAACAGGCCGACAAGATACCTCGCGCATGTCAACCTCACAG
- the CSNK1D gene encoding casein kinase I isoform X1, translating to MELRVGNRYRLGRKIGSGSFGDIYLGTDIAAGEEVAIKLECVKTKHPQLHIESKIYKMMQGGVGIPTIKWCGAEGDYNVMVMELLGPSLEDLFNFCSRKFSLKTVLLLADQMISRIEYIHSKNFIHRDVKPDNFLMGLGKKGNLVYIIDFGLAKKYRDARTHQHIPYRENKNLTGTARYASINTHLGIEQSRRDDLESLGYVLMYFNLGSLPWQGLKAATKRQKYERISEKKMSTPIEVLCKGYPSEFATYLNFCRSLRFDDKPDYSYLRQLFRNLFHRQGFSYDYVFDWNMLKFGASRAVEDAERERREREERLRHTRNPAVRGLPSTASGRLRGTQDVAPPTPLTPTSHTANTSPRPVSGMERERKVSMRLHRGAPVNISSSDLTGRQDTSRMSTSQIPALATTSVLQSAVHR from the exons GGACTGACATTGCTGCTGGAGAAGAGGTCGCCATCAAACTGGAATGTGTGAAAACCAAACATCCTCAACTTCACATAGAGAGcaaaatttacaaaatgatgCAGGGTGGAG TGGGGATTCCCACAATCAAATGGTGTGGTGCTGAAGGTGACTACAATGTAATGGTGATGGAGTTGTTGGGACCAAGCCTTGAAGATCTCTTTAACTTCTGTTCAAGGAAATTCAGCCTCAAAACAGTCCTATTACTTGCTGACCAAATG ATTAGTCGAATAGAATATATTCATTCAAAGAACTTCATCCACCGAGATGTAAAGCCTGACAACTTCCTgatgggactaggcaagaagggcAATCTTGTCTATATCATAGATTTTGGGCTGGCCAAGAAATACCGGGATGCTCGTACCCACCAGCACATTCCATATCGTGAAAATAAAAACTTAACAGGAACTGCCCGCTATGCCTCCATCAACACTCATCTTGGAATTG AACAATCTCGCAGAGATGACTTGGAGTCCTTGGGCTATGTACTCATGTATTTTAACCTGGGCTCCCTCCCCTGGCAGGGATTGAAAGCAGCCACAAAGAGACAGAAATATGAACGCATCAGTGAAAAGAAAATGTCTACACCCATTGAGGTTTTGTGTAAAGGATACCCTT CCGAGTTTGCTACATACTTGAATTTCTGCCGCTCATTGCGTTTTGATGACAAACCAGATTATTCTTATCTAAGACAATTATTCAGAAACCTCTTCCACAGACAAGGCTTCTCCTATGATTATGTGTTTGATTGGAACATGCTCAAATTT GGTGCCAGCCGAGCAGTTGAAGATGCTGAGCGTGAacgaagggagagggaagaaagactGAGACATACACGAAACCCAGCAGTTCGTGGTTTACCATCCACTGCCTCTGGCAGACTGAGAGGGACACAAGATGTAGCCCCACCAACTCCTCTTACCCCAACCTCACATACTG CAAACACCTCTCCTCGTCCAGTATCTGGAATGGAGCGAGAACGGAAAGTGAGTATGCGATTGCATCGTGGTGCCCCTGTCAATATCTCCTCGTCTGATTTAACAGGCCGACAAGATACCTCGCGCATGTCAACCTCACAG